The Pseudodesulfovibrio sp. zrk46 genome contains a region encoding:
- a CDS encoding sigma-54 dependent transcriptional regulator — MITSSILLVEDEKIARENLTHVLTTTGYTVTATGSAEEALRELKRKEYDLLITDLMLPGMDGIQLLDRVRARHPLTIVIMITGHATVANAVTAMQKGAHSYIAKPVKLDELRLQVERALEQHALSAEVLRLRKIIAQGKSDFPLVGQSDKFSKLKKMVKQLALMNCNVLIQGETGTGKELVAQGIHQLSQRSEERFMAINCGTFTAELMDKELFGHEKEAFTGANRGQKGILEVADGGTVFFDEIGELPLNMQVKLLRVLQERTFLRVGGTKEIPVDIRVVAATNCDLRELVEKGEFRQDLYYRLNVVTLEAPPLREHHEDIPVLVGHFLEKHRHPGQTIHSITQDTLDILMHYPFPGNVRELENIVQRALALGQGPEFTPDLLPEEVSHVQPENPLPTLEELEKAHIRKVLAASAGNKTQAARALGIDRVSLWRKIKRHNLE; from the coding sequence ATGATAACCTCGTCCATCCTGTTGGTCGAAGACGAAAAGATCGCCCGCGAAAACCTGACCCATGTCCTGACAACAACAGGATACACCGTCACGGCTACAGGCTCGGCCGAGGAAGCCCTTCGTGAATTGAAGCGAAAGGAATACGACCTGCTGATCACCGACCTGATGCTGCCCGGCATGGACGGCATCCAACTGCTGGACCGTGTACGAGCCCGGCACCCGCTGACCATCGTCATCATGATCACAGGGCATGCGACCGTTGCCAACGCGGTCACGGCCATGCAGAAAGGAGCGCACTCGTACATCGCCAAGCCGGTCAAACTGGACGAACTACGGCTCCAGGTCGAACGCGCCTTGGAGCAACACGCCCTCTCCGCTGAGGTTCTCCGCCTGCGCAAGATCATTGCACAGGGCAAAAGCGATTTTCCGCTGGTCGGTCAAAGCGACAAGTTCAGCAAGCTCAAGAAAATGGTCAAACAACTGGCCTTGATGAACTGCAACGTCCTTATTCAGGGCGAGACAGGCACCGGTAAGGAATTGGTGGCGCAAGGCATTCATCAACTCAGCCAACGTTCCGAAGAACGGTTCATGGCCATCAACTGCGGCACCTTTACCGCTGAACTCATGGACAAAGAGCTGTTCGGGCATGAGAAGGAAGCCTTTACCGGAGCCAACCGCGGGCAGAAAGGCATCCTTGAAGTCGCGGATGGCGGCACCGTCTTCTTTGATGAAATCGGCGAACTGCCATTGAACATGCAGGTCAAGCTGCTTCGGGTGCTTCAGGAACGAACCTTCCTCCGGGTCGGCGGCACCAAGGAAATCCCTGTGGACATCCGCGTAGTGGCGGCCACGAACTGCGACCTGCGTGAATTGGTTGAGAAAGGCGAATTTCGACAGGACCTCTACTACCGCCTGAATGTGGTAACCCTCGAAGCGCCGCCATTACGGGAACATCATGAAGATATCCCGGTTCTCGTCGGACACTTCCTTGAAAAGCACCGCCATCCGGGCCAGACCATCCACTCCATCACCCAGGACACGCTGGATATTCTGATGCATTACCCCTTCCCCGGCAATGTGCGAGAACTGGAAAACATCGTGCAACGGGCGCTCGCCCTTGGACAGGGACCTGAGTTTACGCCTGATCTGCTGCCGGAAGAGGTCAGCCATGTGCAACCGGAAAACCCTCTCCCCACGCTAGAGGAGTTGGAGAAGGCACATATTCGCAAGGTGCTTGCGGCCTCGGCTGGCAACAAGACTCAGGCCGCACGGGCGCTGGGCATAGACAGGGTTTCGCTCTGGCGAAAGATTAAGCGACACAATCTGGAGTAA
- a CDS encoding RNHCP domain-containing protein, protein MSRQRKTIHFDTNPFICEHCGLTVPSPLSGTKNRNHCCHCLHSKHVDMKIGDRRSGCRGTMEPIGLWVKDSEECAVIHRCQKCGFIRTNRIAGDDNEVVLFTLAARLITQLPFPAKVALEKIERQQMGGEHV, encoded by the coding sequence ATGTCCAGACAGCGGAAAACCATACACTTTGATACGAACCCATTCATATGTGAGCATTGCGGCCTCACAGTCCCATCACCATTAAGCGGAACCAAAAACCGAAATCATTGCTGCCACTGCCTGCACAGCAAGCACGTAGACATGAAAATTGGTGATCGCCGTTCCGGTTGCCGAGGCACCATGGAGCCAATCGGCCTATGGGTTAAGGACAGCGAGGAGTGCGCCGTGATACATCGGTGCCAAAAGTGCGGCTTCATCCGCACCAACCGCATTGCCGGTGACGACAATGAGGTCGTGCTGTTTACGCTGGCAGCGCGCCTGATTACGCAATTACCATTTCCGGCCAAAGTAGCTTTGGAAAAAATTGAACGTCAGCAAATGGGTGGCGAACATGTATAG
- the rsgA gene encoding ribosome small subunit-dependent GTPase A, whose protein sequence is MYSMEQLGWNAFFEDHFQPYKEQGLGVGRVLREVRHQYRIYTPQGIVDGDVSGHFQYTAIDRADYPTVGDWVVIRQHDDYALIEKVLPRTSAFSRNRAGTEVQEQVVAANIDYLCIVCGLDGGRNFNLRGIERYIAMTMEGGAKPVIVLNKSDLCADGELAMLQAQSVADAFPIHLVSALTHEGLEEFSMSFESGSTVAFAGHSGVGKSSLINTLLGRAELKTNSLRESDLRGRHTTTHKELFFLQSGAMVIDTPGMRELQLWGSQQSLNDTYSEIHEAAQRCRFNDCTHQNEPGCAVRELLIDGSVEMERYENYLDMRSELLFLESKRNEKKSHERKAKEKALSRLIRRSQKNHKRK, encoded by the coding sequence ATGTATAGTATGGAACAACTCGGTTGGAACGCGTTCTTTGAGGACCATTTCCAGCCATACAAGGAACAAGGATTAGGCGTTGGCCGCGTATTGAGAGAAGTACGCCACCAATACAGGATATACACACCGCAAGGCATCGTGGACGGAGACGTCTCAGGGCATTTCCAATACACCGCGATCGACCGGGCCGATTACCCCACGGTAGGTGACTGGGTCGTCATACGACAGCATGATGATTACGCCCTGATCGAGAAGGTCCTGCCACGCACCAGTGCGTTCTCCCGCAACAGAGCCGGCACCGAAGTGCAGGAGCAGGTCGTTGCAGCGAACATTGACTATCTCTGCATAGTCTGCGGCTTGGACGGCGGAAGGAACTTCAACCTCCGAGGTATTGAGCGGTATATTGCCATGACAATGGAAGGCGGAGCAAAGCCTGTCATCGTCCTGAACAAGTCAGACCTCTGTGCAGACGGAGAACTCGCCATGCTCCAGGCCCAAAGTGTCGCGGACGCTTTCCCCATCCATCTGGTAAGTGCGTTGACCCATGAGGGGCTTGAGGAGTTTTCCATGAGCTTTGAAAGCGGCTCTACCGTCGCCTTTGCCGGGCATTCCGGTGTGGGGAAATCCTCATTGATCAACACCCTGTTGGGCCGCGCTGAATTGAAAACCAACTCACTTCGAGAGAGCGACCTGCGCGGGAGGCATACGACCACTCACAAGGAACTGTTCTTTCTGCAAAGCGGAGCCATGGTGATCGATACGCCCGGCATGCGCGAACTCCAACTATGGGGAAGCCAGCAAAGCTTGAACGACACCTACAGTGAAATACATGAAGCTGCCCAAAGGTGCCGTTTCAATGACTGCACTCATCAGAATGAACCCGGCTGTGCCGTGCGGGAACTGTTGATTGACGGTTCAGTGGAGATGGAGCGCTACGAAAACTATTTGGATATGCGTTCCGAGCTTCTCTTCCTTGAGAGCAAAAGAAATGAAAAGAAAAGTCATGAAAGGAAGGCAAAAGAGAAAGCCCTTTCAAGATTGATTCGTCGGTCGCAAAAGAACCACAAAAGGAAGTAA
- a CDS encoding sensor histidine kinase, with protein sequence MLRPNLRQTIVIGIAIFTLAFSGIAMLSLSNINQLEQEVILVERADDLRNLILEIRREEKNFFLYHDRAVFTLNRSNIERATKLLDTLSYEIDKPDGREHGQALLRGLEQYGTLLKQLTASSTQVRENDPTAKALRETGQKLVEHSRAIAEFERQNILSINDKLRTTLIISMAVVAVVVLALVFFVSKSILGPLRQVQEATRQIAQGSFVPLAVQNADDEIQQVFVALNSMVEELKQRQTQLVQAQKLSSIGTLASGIAHQLNNPLNNISTSAQILAEETLGHNEFGDKMMNNILQETIRARDIVKGLLEFSRHKDFSPAPHDLRTVLETAIQLVSSQAGSGISIKLGVPEGVSLYLDRQRFQEAVINLIINAIQAIGDREGVIEIQSAQEPDAKIITISDTGAGMTPETLQRIFDPFFTTKEVGQGTGLGLYVVYGIINEHNGTIRAESTPGEGTTFTIQLPLEPEEQA encoded by the coding sequence ATGCTCAGACCGAACCTCAGACAAACCATCGTCATCGGCATAGCCATATTCACTCTTGCCTTCAGCGGTATTGCCATGCTGTCGCTCTCCAATATCAACCAACTGGAGCAGGAAGTAATCCTCGTCGAACGGGCAGACGACCTTCGTAATCTCATTCTCGAAATCCGGCGAGAGGAAAAAAACTTCTTCCTCTATCACGACAGAGCCGTGTTCACGCTGAACCGGAGTAATATTGAAAGAGCAACCAAGCTGCTCGACACCCTTTCATATGAGATAGACAAGCCCGATGGACGAGAACACGGCCAGGCCTTGCTCCGTGGTCTGGAGCAATACGGCACCCTGCTCAAGCAACTCACGGCAAGCTCCACTCAGGTCAGGGAGAATGATCCCACGGCCAAAGCCCTTCGCGAGACAGGCCAAAAGCTGGTAGAACACTCACGGGCCATCGCTGAATTTGAACGGCAGAACATCCTCTCGATCAACGATAAACTCCGGACGACATTGATCATTTCCATGGCTGTCGTCGCGGTGGTTGTCCTTGCCCTTGTCTTCTTTGTCTCCAAAAGTATCCTTGGTCCACTTCGCCAGGTTCAGGAGGCGACCCGCCAGATTGCCCAAGGCTCCTTTGTGCCCCTTGCCGTCCAGAACGCGGACGATGAAATACAACAGGTTTTTGTCGCCCTTAATTCCATGGTCGAAGAGCTCAAACAACGCCAGACACAGCTCGTTCAGGCACAAAAACTCTCATCCATCGGCACCCTGGCCTCCGGCATCGCCCACCAGTTGAACAACCCCCTGAACAACATCTCCACCTCGGCGCAGATCCTTGCCGAGGAGACGCTTGGGCACAACGAATTCGGCGACAAGATGATGAACAACATCCTTCAAGAGACCATCCGCGCCCGCGACATCGTCAAAGGGCTGCTGGAATTCTCCCGCCACAAGGATTTCTCTCCAGCCCCGCACGACCTGCGCACGGTCCTTGAGACAGCAATCCAACTCGTCTCCAGCCAGGCAGGTTCAGGAATCTCCATCAAACTGGGAGTCCCTGAAGGCGTCAGTCTCTATCTGGACCGGCAACGATTCCAGGAAGCCGTTATCAACCTCATCATCAATGCCATTCAGGCCATTGGAGATCGCGAAGGCGTCATTGAGATTCAATCGGCACAGGAACCCGACGCCAAAATCATCACCATTTCTGACACTGGTGCAGGCATGACACCCGAGACTCTCCAACGTATTTTTGATCCGTTCTTCACCACCAAGGAAGTGGGACAAGGTACGGGCCTCGGCCTCTATGTCGTGTACGGCATCATCAATGAGCACAACGGGACCATTCGAGCAGAAAGCACCCCGGGTGAAGGGACGACCTTCACCATTCAACTCCCCCTCGAACCAGAGGAGCAGGCATGA
- a CDS encoding cytidylate kinase family protein, protein MMTAITIFNGLFCDAESVVKEVVDITGYSLVTDIDVIDEAARLSGISQKTILKSFPSGRGTPKPDHFRSKRVFRALRFAMAKMISEKQDIVFWGYMSLLPPPSIENLLRVCLIDGMDARVCKATQQKGYPIADAREHIRNDDSIRSNLILDVTDCNDPWDSSLYDLLIPVTSTGIKESANIIVQQLASNEQDSLSFQKSMDDYLLESSVQTTLADKGYDVFVSAKEQSLIISFEDHQNVLDNMSLHLTETISGFEGVEGVEVGVGDRYNPNDIFQRVPRLRTPKDHYSAKPSSLESVGLLGDGVDDTALALEIQNSLLNQDLDVSVAAKNGFVSISINDHRSTLTHMARYLCDSISKQEGVKDVDISVGRKYYQMSGYMRMRKQYAEAFIADDNREFVLALSDRVQQRERKGTFVSPDRPVKRKTLSNITRSAPQKNRMYLYR, encoded by the coding sequence ATGATGACTGCTATTACTATTTTCAACGGTTTGTTTTGTGATGCCGAGTCTGTCGTTAAAGAGGTTGTGGACATCACCGGATATAGCCTAGTTACTGACATAGATGTAATTGACGAAGCCGCACGGCTTTCCGGCATAAGCCAAAAAACAATTCTCAAATCTTTCCCTTCTGGACGAGGCACACCCAAACCAGATCACTTCCGCAGCAAACGCGTTTTCCGGGCGTTGCGTTTTGCAATGGCTAAAATGATTTCTGAAAAACAAGACATCGTATTTTGGGGATATATGTCTCTGCTGCCACCGCCTTCTATCGAAAATTTACTCAGGGTATGTCTGATTGACGGGATGGATGCCCGTGTTTGCAAAGCTACCCAACAAAAAGGATATCCCATTGCAGATGCCCGTGAGCACATCCGCAATGACGACAGCATCCGAAGCAATCTGATCCTCGATGTTACAGATTGCAACGATCCTTGGGATAGCAGCCTCTATGACCTTCTTATTCCCGTCACTTCCACGGGGATAAAAGAGAGTGCGAATATTATCGTCCAACAACTCGCCAGCAACGAACAGGATTCCTTGTCCTTCCAAAAAAGTATGGATGATTATTTGTTGGAGAGCAGTGTTCAGACGACTCTGGCAGATAAAGGCTACGACGTTTTTGTTTCAGCCAAAGAACAGTCCCTGATCATCAGCTTTGAAGACCATCAGAACGTACTGGACAACATGTCCCTTCATCTGACTGAAACTATTTCTGGATTTGAAGGGGTTGAGGGCGTGGAAGTAGGCGTCGGCGACCGTTATAATCCCAATGACATATTTCAGAGAGTCCCACGGTTGAGGACCCCCAAGGATCATTACTCAGCGAAGCCGTCTTCACTTGAAAGTGTAGGACTCTTAGGTGACGGAGTGGATGACACTGCGTTGGCACTCGAGATTCAGAATTCATTGTTGAATCAGGACCTGGATGTTTCCGTCGCAGCCAAAAACGGTTTTGTTTCAATTTCCATAAACGATCATCGTTCCACCCTAACCCATATGGCCCGCTATCTTTGCGACTCCATTTCCAAGCAGGAGGGCGTCAAGGACGTGGATATCAGTGTGGGCAGAAAGTACTATCAGATGTCTGGCTATATGCGAATGCGTAAACAGTACGCCGAAGCGTTTATTGCCGATGACAACCGTGAATTCGTGCTGGCCCTGTCAGACAGGGTGCAGCAAAGGGAACGGAAAGGGACGTTCGTTTCCCCGGACAGACCAGTCAAAAGGAAAACCCTTTCCAACATCACAAGGTCTGCCCCTCAAAAGAATCGCATGTATTTATATCGTTGA
- a CDS encoding S16 family serine protease, with the protein MGWFSKKSSSREVESVTEDISKASVEKTAPTPHASLREDIESAGFPPEILAAARAECDRIDVTDPSSPEYSIALNFLEVLLSLPWDTTTKDDLDIARAEEVLNARHYGLNRVKDRILEFLAVKNLCARHNPRILLVDDEVIARENMAIVFQGEGYDVEAVANGLEAVAAMEKSPADIVVSDLKMEGMDGMELLQVLRQRWPDTKVIMITGYATVKTAVAAMQQGADQYLGKPVNLTKLRGYVAEMYEKSLRMQHLRGPVLCFSGPPGMGKTSIGRAIAEAMGRKFFRLSLAGLRDEAELRGHRRTYVGAMPGRILQGIQKAGSRNPVIMLDEVDKAVQDFQGDATSVLLEMLDPEQNNGFMDHFLGLPFDLSSALFICTANSVERLPAPLRDRLEVIEFPSYTLHEKHHIASHFVLPDQLHQHGLDEQLVSVSPEAIRELITGYTREAGLRGLRKQLAALCRKIAKQILSEGQGAVSVDTDMVHQMLGAPLNSSTMAQKQSKVGLATSLVWTENGGEIIFVEAARMQGNKQLILTGSLGEILRESAQTALSYCRSHAEIFDINPDFYELSDIHVHIPAGAVSKEGPSAGLAITIALLSLMTGRAVRPDVASTGELSLLGEVLPVGGVREKLMAAQTAGIKVVILPEGCASRVQSIEPEVTEGLDIHYVSTMEEAARIALCDDLTPDCVA; encoded by the coding sequence ATGGGGTGGTTCAGTAAGAAATCTTCTTCAAGGGAAGTGGAATCTGTCACCGAGGATATTTCGAAGGCCAGTGTTGAAAAAACTGCCCCTACTCCCCATGCTTCACTTCGGGAAGACATCGAGTCTGCCGGATTTCCTCCGGAGATCTTGGCTGCGGCCCGGGCTGAGTGTGATCGGATCGACGTAACCGATCCGTCGTCTCCTGAGTATTCGATTGCCTTGAATTTTCTTGAGGTGCTTCTTTCATTACCCTGGGATACGACCACGAAAGATGATCTGGATATCGCCAGAGCAGAAGAAGTGCTTAATGCCCGGCATTATGGCTTGAACCGCGTGAAGGATCGTATCCTTGAGTTCCTTGCGGTGAAGAACCTGTGTGCTCGGCACAACCCCCGTATATTGCTTGTGGATGATGAAGTCATCGCACGAGAGAACATGGCTATCGTCTTTCAGGGCGAGGGGTATGATGTTGAGGCCGTTGCCAATGGGCTGGAAGCTGTTGCGGCAATGGAAAAGTCTCCGGCCGACATCGTTGTCTCTGATCTCAAGATGGAAGGTATGGACGGCATGGAACTGCTGCAGGTGTTGCGGCAGCGTTGGCCTGATACCAAAGTGATCATGATTACAGGCTATGCCACGGTCAAAACGGCCGTTGCCGCGATGCAGCAGGGCGCTGACCAGTACCTTGGCAAACCGGTCAATCTGACCAAGCTGCGCGGCTATGTTGCCGAGATGTATGAAAAGAGTCTCAGAATGCAACACCTGCGGGGACCGGTCCTGTGCTTTTCCGGGCCTCCCGGCATGGGCAAGACTTCCATCGGGCGAGCCATTGCCGAAGCAATGGGGCGCAAGTTCTTTCGACTTTCCCTTGCAGGTCTCAGAGACGAAGCAGAGTTGCGTGGACATAGAAGAACGTATGTCGGAGCAATGCCCGGACGCATTCTTCAGGGTATTCAGAAGGCGGGCTCGCGAAATCCTGTCATCATGCTCGATGAAGTGGACAAAGCTGTTCAGGATTTTCAGGGCGATGCGACTTCTGTCCTTCTGGAAATGCTGGACCCGGAACAGAACAACGGTTTTATGGACCATTTTCTGGGATTGCCCTTTGATCTCTCGAGCGCATTATTCATTTGTACTGCCAACTCGGTTGAGCGTTTGCCCGCCCCATTGCGTGACCGGCTCGAGGTGATCGAGTTCCCGAGCTATACGCTGCATGAAAAGCATCACATTGCTTCCCATTTCGTCCTTCCAGATCAGTTACATCAGCATGGGTTGGACGAGCAATTGGTCTCAGTTTCCCCCGAGGCGATACGGGAATTGATAACAGGCTATACTCGCGAGGCAGGACTGAGAGGTTTGCGTAAGCAATTGGCTGCCCTGTGCCGCAAGATTGCGAAGCAGATTTTGTCAGAAGGGCAGGGAGCTGTTTCCGTTGACACGGATATGGTTCACCAGATGTTGGGTGCGCCACTCAATTCTTCGACCATGGCTCAGAAGCAATCCAAGGTTGGTTTGGCTACGAGTTTGGTGTGGACGGAAAACGGCGGCGAGATCATTTTTGTTGAGGCCGCACGCATGCAGGGCAACAAGCAACTCATCCTCACTGGTTCTCTCGGTGAAATTCTGCGAGAATCAGCGCAGACCGCGCTGAGCTATTGCCGTAGTCATGCTGAGATATTTGATATTAATCCGGATTTTTACGAACTGTCGGATATTCACGTGCATATCCCTGCCGGTGCGGTTTCCAAAGAGGGGCCGTCGGCAGGCTTGGCCATCACTATCGCCTTGTTGTCGCTCATGACCGGCCGGGCAGTCCGTCCGGACGTTGCCTCCACCGGCGAATTGTCGTTGTTGGGGGAAGTGCTTCCTGTGGGCGGAGTCAGGGAAAAGCTGATGGCTGCCCAGACTGCGGGCATTAAGGTTGTCATTCTGCCGGAAGGATGTGCGTCCCGTGTGCAGTCCATTGAGCCTGAAGTGACGGAAGGACTTGATATTCACTACGTTTCCACCATGGAAGAGGCGGCTCGGATCGCACTGTGCGACGATCTTACTCCAGATTGTGTCGCTTAA
- a CDS encoding dienelactone hydrolase family protein — protein MTILLVTEIWGRTSHVEAMADALRSVGNSVLIVDPYDGTDPGFVNEDEAYAEYLAACGHEEYARRVVQGLCEVEGPVSLLGFSAGAGAVWAAVTEVTGEALSAFCFYGSSIRTMHDRTPRVPTYLVFPNYEKHFDVDEVIVQLQGKDRTQCFKADGGHGFMNPMSENYSENLHKLWFDWILEKLS, from the coding sequence ATGACTATACTTCTTGTCACGGAAATCTGGGGGAGAACCTCACACGTTGAAGCAATGGCTGATGCCTTGCGAAGTGTTGGGAATTCCGTGTTAATTGTTGATCCATATGATGGTACCGATCCGGGCTTTGTGAATGAAGATGAGGCGTATGCGGAATATCTCGCTGCGTGTGGGCATGAAGAGTATGCCCGCAGGGTGGTACAGGGCTTGTGTGAAGTTGAAGGGCCGGTGAGCCTTCTTGGTTTTAGTGCAGGCGCAGGCGCTGTTTGGGCTGCGGTTACGGAAGTGACTGGCGAGGCGTTAAGTGCGTTTTGTTTCTATGGTTCATCCATACGTACAATGCATGATCGGACGCCAAGGGTGCCGACGTATCTGGTTTTCCCCAATTATGAAAAACACTTCGATGTCGATGAAGTCATTGTGCAACTGCAGGGGAAAGACCGGACTCAGTGTTTCAAGGCTGACGGCGGGCACGGTTTCATGAACCCGATGTCGGAGAATTACAGCGAAAATCTTCATAAATTGTGGTTTGACTGGATACTTGAAAAGCTTTCGTGA
- a CDS encoding NAD(P)/FAD-dependent oxidoreductase has product MENFDVIVVGSGTSAYYVVSGVIKDKALRVAIIDERPYGGTCALRGCQPKKYLVSNAEVVASVSHLLGRGIEGQAKTDWAALQELKNAFLEGRSEADQAHWEKSGVTTFNGKARMIADDQIEVGGQTIKGRKIVLATGALPNALSIEGAEHVRDSEYFLDMQSLPERVLFVGGGFISFEFAHVAIRAGASKVQIMHRSAQPLKAFDSDMVDTLLKASTAAGIDVLLGESPERIVHTETGYEVYSSTGAVYEVDLVIEATGRHPNLSVLDGDLGNVEHSRKGIVVNEYMQSVSNPQVYAVGDCVDTPYMLAPVADKEGQVAASNILHGNSSVVDYGVIPSAVFSIPALASVGLTETAARKEGRDFRVNNGDTTGWPSSKRIGEEFGTYKVLIDNESDLILGAHIVRHNAAEVINVFGLAMKFNIRASDLADFLWAYPTYTSDLKYMVK; this is encoded by the coding sequence ATGGAAAACTTTGATGTCATCGTCGTTGGATCTGGTACGTCCGCTTATTATGTTGTTTCAGGGGTAATCAAGGATAAGGCTTTGCGAGTCGCCATTATTGATGAACGTCCATACGGCGGGACGTGCGCATTGCGGGGGTGTCAGCCCAAGAAATATCTTGTGAGCAACGCCGAGGTTGTGGCCTCGGTATCCCACCTGCTGGGGCGTGGTATTGAGGGGCAGGCCAAGACTGACTGGGCGGCTTTGCAGGAATTGAAGAACGCGTTCCTTGAAGGGCGTTCGGAAGCCGATCAGGCCCATTGGGAGAAGAGTGGCGTCACCACCTTCAATGGTAAAGCTCGAATGATAGCGGATGACCAGATTGAAGTTGGCGGACAGACCATTAAGGGGCGGAAGATCGTGCTGGCAACCGGTGCGTTGCCTAATGCTCTCTCAATTGAGGGGGCGGAGCACGTCCGCGATAGTGAGTATTTTCTTGATATGCAGAGTCTGCCCGAGCGAGTCCTTTTTGTCGGGGGCGGCTTCATTTCATTCGAGTTTGCGCATGTCGCCATTCGTGCAGGGGCGTCCAAAGTCCAGATCATGCATCGTTCCGCGCAGCCATTGAAGGCTTTTGATAGCGATATGGTTGATACCCTGTTGAAGGCCAGCACTGCTGCCGGGATTGACGTTTTGCTTGGTGAGTCTCCCGAACGGATTGTTCACACTGAAACTGGATATGAAGTCTATTCCTCTACTGGGGCGGTGTATGAGGTCGATCTCGTCATTGAAGCAACAGGACGTCATCCCAACCTTTCGGTCCTCGACGGGGATCTCGGCAATGTTGAACATTCACGAAAGGGAATTGTCGTGAACGAATATATGCAGAGTGTCAGCAATCCACAGGTTTATGCCGTAGGGGATTGCGTTGATACACCGTATATGCTGGCTCCTGTCGCGGATAAGGAAGGGCAGGTCGCTGCCTCGAACATTCTCCATGGCAATTCATCCGTGGTCGACTATGGCGTGATTCCCTCTGCCGTGTTCAGCATTCCGGCGCTTGCTTCGGTTGGTTTGACAGAGACGGCGGCTCGAAAAGAGGGGCGGGACTTCCGCGTGAACAATGGTGACACCACAGGCTGGCCTTCATCCAAGAGAATTGGCGAGGAGTTTGGAACCTACAAGGTTCTTATCGACAATGAGTCCGACTTGATCCTGGGGGCACACATCGTCAGACACAATGCCGCCGAAGTGATCAATGTGTTTGGATTGGCAATGAAGTTTAACATACGGGCTTCGGATCTCGCAGATTTCCTGTGGGCCTATCCTACATATACATCAGATCTGAAATACATGGTGAAATAG